The genomic region GATCATCGAATATTCGCCCGAGATCTGGTAGGCGAACAGCGGCACGTCGAAGCGATCCTTGAGCATGCGGCAGATGTCGAGATAGAGCATGCCGGGCTTGACCATGATCCAGTCGGCGCCTTCGGCCAGATCCTGCTCGACCTCGCGGATGGCGTCCTCGGCATTGGCCGGGTCCATCTGGTAGGTGAGCTTGGAGCCCTTGAGGCGGGCGCCCGAGCCGACCGCCTCGCGGAAGGGGCCGTAAAAGGCCGAGGCGTATTTGGCGGCGTAGGAGAGGACTATGGTTTTTTCCATGCCCTCATCGTCGAGCGCCTGGCGGATGGCGGCGATGCGGCCGTCCATCATGTCGGACGGCGCGATGACGTCGGCGCCCGAACGGGCCTGGACGAGGGCCTGCTGGACCAGGATGGCGACGGTTTCGTCGTTGAGGATTTCCTCGCCCGCCATCACCCCGTCATGGCCGTGGCTGGTGTAGGGGTCGAGCGCCACGTCGGCGACCAGCCCGATCTCGGGAACGGCATCCTTGATGGCCGAAAGCGCGCGGCAGACGAGGTTGTCGCGATTGGTGGCTTC from Pelagibacterium sp. 26DY04 harbors:
- the hemB gene encoding porphobilinogen synthase, with translation MAWQKHDMEFLGGRRLRRPRMAGWSRDLVRETTLTPHDFIWPLFVVEGQNERQPVASMPGVERLSIDLAVQAAKDAHAEGIPALALFPNTDPSKRTEDGHEATNRDNLVCRALSAIKDAVPEIGLVADVALDPYTSHGHDGVMAGEEILNDETVAILVQQALVQARSGADVIAPSDMMDGRIAAIRQALDDEGMEKTIVLSYAAKYASAFYGPFREAVGSGARLKGSKLTYQMDPANAEDAIREVEQDLAEGADWIMVKPGMLYLDICRMLKDRFDVPLFAYQISGEYSMISIAAQAGALDRDAAMAESLLAFKRAGCSGILTYFALDMARKLNA